The following are encoded in a window of Thalassotalea insulae genomic DNA:
- a CDS encoding ExbD/TolR family protein, which yields MARKKFYEERNEGDVDMTPMLDIVFILLIFFIVTTSFVREEGLEVNRPKAQKSANNQNNPVIVVTISETGLVSFNGKIVDIERLPARIENYLATNNTNSAVVIPNVDTTHEHVVNVIDKIKIFDHLTISIGK from the coding sequence ATGGCTAGAAAGAAATTTTATGAAGAACGAAATGAAGGTGATGTCGATATGACGCCAATGCTTGATATCGTCTTCATATTACTAATATTTTTCATTGTTACCACTTCATTTGTTAGAGAAGAAGGCTTAGAAGTAAATCGCCCTAAAGCACAGAAATCAGCAAATAATCAAAATAACCCTGTAATAGTAGTGACAATATCTGAGACAGGTTTAGTATCCTTTAACGGTAAAATTGTTGATATAGAAAGACTACCTGCTCGAATTGAGAATTACTTAGCAACAAATAATACGAATAGCGCGGTAGTAATACCTAATGTTGATACCACACACGAACATGTCGTTAATGTTATCGATAAAATAAAAATATTTGACCATTTAACAATATCTATCGGTAAATAA
- the gltX gene encoding glutamate--tRNA ligase, which produces MSLTTRFAPSPTGYLHVGGARTALYSWLYAKKNGGDFILRIEDTDLERSTQESVDAIMDGMNWLNLEWTKGPYFQTERFDRYKEVIQQLIDSGNAYRCYCTPEEVEAMREEARANGEKEKYNGMWRDRTDYPEDKPYVIRFKNPLDGNVVINDLVKGDITIANEELDDLIIARSDGSPTYNLTVVVDDWDMGVTHVVRGDDHVNNTPRQINILKALDAPLPEYAHIPMILGDDGKRLSKRHGAVSVMQYRDDGYLPEALLNYLVRLGWSHGDQEIFSREEMIELFDLTGCNRAPSAFNTEKLIWVNQHYMKNLAPSYVAEHLAWHMADQGINTETGPDLAEVVKVQADRVKTLKEMAQISRYFYQEYNEFDATALKKHLRPVAQQPLEVVKTKLAALTEWSAENIHQAINDTADELEVGMGKVGMPLRVAATGAGNSPSLDVTLALLAKDVVLARIDKALAAIAERIANS; this is translated from the coding sequence ATGAGTTTAACGACACGTTTTGCGCCAAGCCCAACCGGTTACTTACATGTTGGCGGGGCGAGAACTGCTCTTTACAGTTGGTTATATGCGAAAAAGAATGGTGGAGATTTCATTTTACGTATTGAAGACACGGATCTTGAACGTTCAACTCAGGAATCCGTTGATGCCATTATGGATGGTATGAATTGGCTAAATCTTGAATGGACTAAAGGGCCATATTTTCAAACAGAACGTTTTGATCGTTATAAAGAAGTTATTCAGCAGTTGATTGACTCTGGTAATGCCTATCGTTGTTATTGTACGCCAGAAGAAGTTGAGGCGATGCGAGAAGAAGCACGCGCTAACGGTGAAAAAGAGAAATATAACGGTATGTGGCGTGATCGTACGGATTACCCTGAAGACAAACCTTATGTCATTCGTTTTAAAAATCCATTAGATGGCAATGTGGTTATTAATGATCTGGTCAAAGGCGATATCACTATTGCCAATGAAGAGTTAGATGATTTAATCATCGCGCGCTCAGACGGCTCCCCTACCTATAATTTAACTGTTGTCGTTGATGATTGGGACATGGGAGTTACTCATGTTGTTCGAGGCGACGACCATGTTAATAATACGCCACGTCAAATTAATATTTTAAAAGCGCTTGATGCACCTTTACCTGAATATGCTCATATTCCAATGATTTTAGGAGATGATGGCAAACGTTTATCAAAAAGACATGGTGCTGTCAGTGTGATGCAATATCGTGATGATGGTTATTTGCCTGAAGCGTTATTGAATTATTTGGTACGTTTAGGGTGGTCACATGGTGATCAGGAAATATTCTCACGTGAAGAAATGATTGAATTGTTCGATCTAACGGGCTGTAATCGTGCACCGTCAGCGTTTAATACTGAAAAGCTTATTTGGGTTAATCAGCACTATATGAAAAACTTAGCACCAAGCTATGTTGCTGAACATTTAGCCTGGCATATGGCTGATCAGGGAATTAACACAGAAACTGGGCCTGATTTAGCTGAAGTTGTCAAGGTTCAGGCCGATCGCGTTAAAACGCTCAAAGAAATGGCACAGATATCACGTTATTTTTATCAAGAATATAATGAGTTTGATGCAACAGCATTGAAGAAACATTTACGCCCGGTGGCACAGCAGCCATTAGAAGTAGTGAAAACTAAACTGGCTGCATTAACTGAGTGGTCGGCAGAAAATATTCATCAGGCAATTAATGACACCGCTGACGAGTTAGAAGTTGGTATGGGAAAGGTTGGTATGCCACTTCGGGTTGCAGCAACAGGGGCAGGTAATTCGCCATCATTAGATGTTACTCTTGCTTTACTTGCTAAAGATGTAGTGTTGGCTCGTATTGATAAAGCATTAGCTGCTATTGCTGAACGTATTGCCAATAGCTAA
- a CDS encoding DUF1707 domain-containing protein produces the protein MPVVVEDRPIESVREEVIDQLIMNYSHGKLSFEAFERRLDIAMASNVHKEIAALAEDLELNVDKEYAESKRNDFFANVAPSKNEDVDYLVSIFGGNNRSGYWTVAKELRAISIFGGSSIDFSEAKFSQLHITVKVFCLFGGDNIYIPANVNVVSKAFCIFGGVNNKAPSVADRNAPTIIIEGLCLFGGLNIKLKRTIKERFVSFADNMKKMFN, from the coding sequence ATGCCAGTAGTAGTAGAAGATCGACCGATAGAGTCGGTGAGAGAAGAAGTTATTGATCAACTGATTATGAATTACAGCCATGGAAAGCTTTCTTTTGAAGCGTTTGAACGCCGCTTAGATATTGCTATGGCAAGTAATGTTCACAAAGAAATCGCCGCTCTTGCTGAAGACCTTGAACTCAATGTTGATAAGGAATATGCCGAGAGTAAGCGAAACGACTTTTTTGCTAATGTTGCGCCATCAAAAAATGAGGACGTTGATTATTTAGTGAGTATTTTTGGTGGTAATAATCGCAGTGGCTATTGGACGGTAGCAAAAGAATTAAGAGCTATTAGTATTTTTGGTGGCAGTTCCATTGACTTTAGTGAAGCGAAATTTTCACAGTTACATATTACCGTTAAAGTATTTTGCTTATTTGGAGGGGATAACATTTATATTCCAGCGAATGTTAATGTTGTCTCGAAAGCGTTTTGTATTTTTGGAGGGGTAAATAATAAGGCACCGTCAGTTGCCGATAGAAATGCGCCGACAATTATTATCGAAGGACTTTGTTTGTTTGGTGGTTTGAATATTAAATTAAAACGGACAATTAAAGAAAGGTTTGTTTCCTTTGCTGATAATATGAAAAAGATGTTTAATTAA
- the dsbB gene encoding disulfide bond formation protein DsbB, producing MKFFSNLSVNKNAWLLLALSALALEFAALFFQYILDLKPCIMCIYQRVAIWAIFLAGIIGYFGCQQVLFRLIAYAFWGVGAIWGLLIAIEHVEIQSSTTSFLFGCEIIPNFPQWAPLHEWLPSLFAATGDCGEISWQFLGYSMPQWMIVVYGLYSALFSIVLLTRLQQTKMF from the coding sequence GTGAAATTTTTTAGTAATTTATCTGTTAATAAAAATGCTTGGCTGCTTTTAGCCTTGAGTGCATTGGCCTTAGAGTTCGCTGCCCTATTTTTTCAATACATCTTAGATCTTAAGCCTTGTATTATGTGTATCTACCAACGCGTTGCTATCTGGGCGATATTTCTTGCTGGTATTATCGGTTACTTCGGGTGTCAACAAGTATTATTCAGATTAATTGCATATGCTTTCTGGGGAGTCGGTGCCATTTGGGGATTATTAATCGCAATTGAGCATGTTGAAATACAATCATCAACAACCTCATTTTTATTCGGCTGCGAGATTATTCCAAACTTTCCACAATGGGCACCACTTCATGAATGGTTACCATCGTTATTTGCCGCTACTGGCGATTGTGGTGAAATAAGTTGGCAGTTCCTAGGTTATAGTATGCCACAGTGGATGATCGTCGTTTATGGGTTATATAGCGCTTTGTTTTCTATTGTACTGCTAACAAGGTTACAGCAAACTAAAATGTTTTAA
- the nhaB gene encoding sodium/proton antiporter NhaB, with protein sequence MQQSFMSAFYKNFLGNSPEWYKLAIIAFLVLNPILFFYVNPYIAGWALVIEFIFTLAMALKCYPLQPGGLLAIEAVAIGMTSPKQVMHEMVINFEVILLLIFMVAGIYFMKNLLLFLFTKIITKVRSKTLVSLLFCFSGAFLSAFLDALTVIAVIISVAVGFYSVYHKVASGKEAHHEHDHTSDNEVTEYSRNDLQQFRGYLRNLMMHAGVGTALGGVCTIVGEPQNLIIGQQAGWEFIEFAVRMSPVTIPVFISGMLTCVLLERVKWFGYGVKIPANVYTILNDFDVEESKKRNIRDNVKLVMQGLIGIWLIIGLALHLAPVGMIGLSVIILATTFTGITEEHQIGHAFEEALPFTALLAVFFAVVAVIIDQQLFTPVITWVLTFEGNMQLVMFYLANGLLSMVSDNVFVGTVYITEVQKALAAGTITRDQFDLLAVAINTGTNLPSVATPNGQAAFLFLLTSALAPLIRLSYGRMVIMALPYTIVLTIVGMLAISTGLLESKTADYYESGIIKHHKVTDGAANNSQHH encoded by the coding sequence ATGCAACAATCATTTATGAGTGCTTTTTATAAGAACTTTCTGGGGAATTCGCCAGAATGGTATAAATTAGCCATTATCGCATTTCTTGTTTTAAACCCAATATTGTTTTTCTATGTCAATCCTTACATTGCAGGTTGGGCCTTAGTTATTGAGTTTATCTTTACCTTAGCAATGGCATTAAAATGCTACCCTCTACAGCCTGGGGGTTTGTTGGCAATAGAAGCAGTTGCCATTGGCATGACCTCTCCAAAACAAGTTATGCATGAAATGGTGATTAATTTTGAAGTGATCCTGCTACTTATCTTTATGGTAGCTGGCATCTACTTTATGAAGAATTTATTGTTGTTTTTATTTACTAAAATTATCACTAAGGTACGCTCAAAAACTTTAGTATCCCTATTATTTTGTTTCTCTGGCGCATTTTTATCAGCGTTCTTAGATGCACTAACCGTTATCGCCGTAATCATTAGTGTTGCGGTAGGCTTCTATTCTGTTTATCACAAAGTCGCATCAGGTAAAGAGGCTCACCATGAGCATGACCATACATCAGATAACGAAGTCACTGAATATTCTCGAAATGATCTTCAACAATTCCGTGGTTATTTAAGAAATCTGATGATGCATGCTGGCGTTGGTACAGCATTAGGTGGCGTTTGCACTATTGTTGGTGAACCACAAAACTTGATCATTGGACAGCAAGCTGGCTGGGAATTTATAGAATTTGCTGTTCGCATGTCGCCTGTTACCATCCCAGTTTTCATTTCAGGCATGTTAACTTGTGTGTTACTAGAAAGAGTAAAATGGTTTGGATACGGCGTAAAAATACCCGCGAATGTTTACACCATTTTAAATGACTTTGATGTTGAAGAAAGTAAAAAACGTAACATACGCGATAATGTCAAATTGGTCATGCAAGGATTAATCGGCATTTGGTTAATTATTGGCTTAGCCCTTCATTTAGCCCCAGTGGGCATGATAGGTTTATCAGTCATTATTTTAGCGACTACATTCACCGGTATTACAGAAGAGCACCAAATAGGACATGCGTTTGAAGAAGCGCTACCGTTTACCGCACTTTTAGCTGTCTTCTTTGCTGTAGTAGCAGTTATCATTGATCAACAATTATTCACACCGGTTATTACCTGGGTATTAACATTCGAAGGTAATATGCAATTAGTCATGTTTTACCTAGCTAATGGCTTATTATCTATGGTAAGTGATAATGTTTTTGTTGGTACGGTTTATATTACTGAAGTTCAAAAAGCGCTCGCTGCAGGTACTATTACGCGAGATCAATTTGACTTACTTGCGGTAGCTATTAACACGGGTACCAATTTACCAAGTGTTGCCACACCTAATGGGCAAGCAGCATTTTTATTCCTATTAACATCAGCATTAGCACCGTTAATTAGATTGTCATACGGGCGTATGGTCATTATGGCTCTCCCTTACACTATCGTATTAACCATTGTCGGTATGTTGGCTATCTCAACTGGCCTATTAGAGTCTAAAACTGCAGATTATTATGAATCAGGTATTATTAAACATCATAAAGTGACAGATGGAGCGGCGAACAACTCGCAGCACCATTAA
- the fadR gene encoding fatty acid metabolism transcriptional regulator FadR, with protein MVIKAQSPAGFAEQYIVESIWNGGFPPGSILPAERELSELIGVTRTTLREVLQRLARDGWLTIKHGKPTRVNNFWETSGLNILETLAQLDQDGIPDLVDNLMSARTNISAIYVRGAIKNNPEKTIELLQAYESIADNGEAFAEFDYQLNKELVVASGNSIYLLILNGFRGLYSRLGSLYFAHPTGREISRQYYQKLIELAKEGKHDESVFTVRKYGIESGKLWAELKDDVLKELSE; from the coding sequence ATGGTTATTAAAGCACAAAGTCCGGCAGGATTTGCAGAACAGTATATTGTTGAATCTATCTGGAACGGTGGGTTTCCACCTGGTTCAATTTTACCAGCAGAACGAGAGTTGTCTGAATTAATTGGTGTTACTCGTACTACGCTAAGAGAAGTGTTACAACGATTGGCTCGTGATGGCTGGTTGACCATAAAACATGGTAAGCCAACGCGAGTGAATAATTTTTGGGAAACATCAGGGTTAAATATTCTTGAAACATTAGCGCAATTAGATCAGGACGGTATTCCAGATCTAGTAGATAACTTAATGTCTGCTCGTACTAACATCAGCGCTATTTATGTTCGTGGTGCTATTAAGAATAATCCCGAGAAAACGATAGAGTTACTGCAAGCATACGAGTCTATTGCTGATAATGGTGAAGCCTTTGCCGAATTTGATTATCAGTTGAATAAAGAACTGGTAGTCGCTTCAGGTAACTCTATTTATTTATTGATTTTAAATGGTTTTAGAGGTTTATATTCTCGTTTAGGTTCTTTGTATTTTGCTCACCCAACAGGGCGGGAAATCTCTCGTCAGTATTATCAAAAACTGATCGAGTTAGCAAAAGAAGGCAAACATGATGAGTCTGTGTTTACCGTGCGAAAATACGGTATTGAGTCAGGTAAATTATGGGCAGAACTTAAAGATGACGTACTAAAAGAGTTATCTGAATAA
- a CDS encoding SpoVR family protein — protein sequence MAKKKKMLSDGPDWTFELLEQYQCEIERIAKHYRLDTYTNQIEVITAEQMMDAYASVGMPIGYNHWTFGKKFIQTEQTYKRGQMGLAYEIVINSDPCISYLMEENSMTMQALVMAHACYGHNSFFKGNYLFKAWTDASSIIDYLLFAKNYIAKCENKYGIDEVEACLDACHALMNQGVDRYKRPQKISLEQELERQKAREEYLQSQVNTLWRTIPNSNAKGAKKKENFPSEPQENILYFIEKNAPLLKPWQREIVRIVRKVSQYFYPQKQTQVMNEGWACFWHYTILNHMYDEGLVSDQFMMEFLHNHTNVVAQPDYNSPYYSGINPYALGFNMFIDIKRICQSPTEEDKQWFPDIAGSNWLDTVHFAMENFKDESFISQFLSPKLIRDFKLFHIHDDENDNFIEIASIHNSRGYQKIRNTLSNQYNLSNLEANIQITKADVNGDRSLTLKYTPHQDIPLADSKDEVLKHLYYLWQFDVKLVQDNKEGQEEIIAQIPPAEVDKEKAS from the coding sequence ATGGCCAAAAAGAAAAAAATGCTTTCAGATGGACCAGACTGGACTTTCGAGCTGCTTGAACAATATCAATGTGAAATCGAACGTATTGCAAAGCACTATCGTTTAGACACTTACACCAATCAAATAGAAGTGATCACCGCAGAACAAATGATGGATGCCTATGCCAGTGTTGGCATGCCTATTGGTTATAATCATTGGACCTTTGGTAAAAAATTCATCCAAACAGAGCAAACATATAAGCGGGGCCAAATGGGCCTGGCTTATGAAATTGTCATCAATTCAGATCCGTGTATCTCCTACCTAATGGAAGAAAATTCAATGACAATGCAAGCGTTAGTAATGGCGCACGCATGCTATGGTCATAATTCTTTTTTTAAAGGTAATTATTTATTTAAAGCGTGGACAGATGCTAGTTCAATTATTGATTACTTACTATTTGCCAAAAACTATATTGCAAAGTGTGAGAATAAGTATGGAATTGACGAAGTAGAAGCTTGCTTAGATGCTTGCCATGCCCTAATGAATCAAGGTGTAGACCGCTATAAGCGGCCCCAAAAAATCTCGTTAGAGCAAGAATTAGAGCGACAAAAAGCACGAGAGGAGTACCTACAATCTCAAGTTAATACCCTGTGGCGTACAATTCCAAATAGCAATGCAAAAGGTGCCAAAAAGAAAGAAAACTTCCCAAGTGAACCACAGGAAAATATTCTCTATTTTATTGAAAAAAATGCGCCATTACTTAAACCCTGGCAACGAGAGATAGTACGTATTGTCCGAAAAGTATCGCAATATTTTTACCCTCAAAAACAAACACAAGTAATGAATGAGGGTTGGGCCTGTTTTTGGCACTACACTATTTTAAATCACATGTATGATGAAGGCTTAGTAAGCGACCAGTTTATGATGGAATTTTTACATAATCATACCAATGTCGTGGCTCAACCTGATTATAACAGCCCTTATTACTCTGGCATTAACCCTTACGCACTGGGTTTTAACATGTTTATCGATATTAAACGTATTTGCCAATCACCAACAGAAGAAGATAAACAATGGTTCCCGGATATCGCAGGTAGTAACTGGTTAGACACTGTACATTTTGCTATGGAAAATTTTAAAGATGAAAGTTTCATCAGCCAGTTTTTATCACCTAAATTGATACGAGATTTCAAACTATTTCATATACATGATGATGAAAACGATAATTTTATCGAAATAGCGTCAATCCATAACAGTAGAGGCTATCAAAAAATTCGTAATACCTTATCAAATCAATACAATCTTAGTAATTTAGAAGCGAATATTCAGATCACTAAGGCAGATGTTAACGGTGACCGTTCTTTAACCTTAAAATACACACCACATCAGGATATCCCACTCGCCGACTCTAAAGATGAAGTATTAAAGCATTTGTATTATTTATGGCAATTTGATGTCAAATTAGTACAGGATAATAAAGAAGGTCAAGAAGAAATCATCGCTCAAATTCCCCCTGCGGAAGTGGATAAAGAAAAGGCAAGCTAA
- a CDS encoding YeaH/YhbH family protein produces the protein MANFIDRRLNSKNKSTVNRQRFIRRYKSQIKKSVEQAVNKRGVTDVDSGENITITKKDLSEPVFHQGKGGVKDRIHPGNDQYSEGDKIKRPPQQQGQGSGQGEASNSGEGEDDFVFSISKDEYLNLLFEDLELPNLEKNQLDKLIDYKTVRSGYCAEGVPANIDIVKSLQGSIARRIAMTSSKRRSLKELEQQLFELENDTHEHIKEIKALKLEIKKLKEKINKVPFIDTFDLRFRNYARQPVPTSKAVMFCLMDVSGSMDQATKDIAKRFYILLYLFLTRTYKTIDVVYIRHHTQAKEVDEQEFFYSQETGGTIASSALELMVKIMDDRYNPREWNIYGAQASDGDNWADDSPHCKELMSEKILPIARYFAYIEITQRAHQTLWQYYLQVAEQHKHFAMQHIRSVEDIYPVFRELFKKDSQKVA, from the coding sequence ATGGCCAATTTTATCGATAGAAGGTTAAACAGTAAGAACAAAAGCACTGTCAATCGGCAGCGCTTTATTCGTCGCTATAAATCTCAAATCAAAAAATCCGTCGAACAAGCTGTCAATAAGCGTGGGGTCACCGATGTTGACAGCGGCGAAAACATCACTATTACCAAAAAAGATCTCAGTGAACCAGTATTTCATCAAGGTAAAGGTGGCGTGAAAGATAGAATACACCCTGGCAATGATCAATACAGTGAGGGAGATAAAATCAAACGCCCTCCTCAACAACAAGGTCAAGGCAGTGGGCAAGGAGAAGCTAGCAACTCGGGTGAAGGAGAAGACGATTTTGTCTTTTCAATCTCTAAAGATGAATACCTTAACTTATTGTTTGAAGATCTAGAGCTACCTAATCTGGAAAAAAACCAACTGGATAAACTGATCGATTATAAAACCGTACGTTCAGGCTATTGTGCAGAAGGTGTTCCGGCTAACATTGACATAGTTAAATCATTACAAGGTTCTATTGCCAGACGCATTGCGATGACATCAAGCAAGCGCAGATCTCTAAAAGAGCTAGAGCAACAGCTATTTGAATTAGAAAATGATACCCATGAGCACATTAAAGAAATCAAAGCGCTGAAACTGGAAATCAAAAAGCTCAAAGAAAAAATCAACAAAGTGCCTTTTATTGATACTTTTGACTTACGCTTTAGAAATTACGCCAGACAACCAGTACCAACATCCAAAGCGGTGATGTTTTGTTTAATGGACGTTTCTGGCTCAATGGATCAAGCAACCAAAGACATAGCAAAACGATTTTATATACTATTATATTTATTTCTCACCCGAACCTATAAAACCATAGATGTCGTCTATATTCGCCATCATACGCAAGCTAAAGAAGTAGACGAACAGGAGTTTTTCTACTCTCAAGAAACAGGCGGAACCATAGCCTCCAGCGCATTAGAGTTAATGGTAAAAATAATGGACGACCGTTATAACCCAAGAGAGTGGAATATCTATGGTGCTCAGGCATCAGACGGTGACAATTGGGCTGATGATTCACCACATTGCAAAGAGTTAATGTCAGAAAAGATTTTACCCATTGCACGATATTTTGCTTATATCGAAATCACCCAACGAGCACACCAAACCTTATGGCAATATTATCTGCAGGTTGCTGAACAGCATAAACACTTTGCAATGCAGCATATTCGCTCCGTCGAAGATATTTATCCAGTATTTAGAGAGCTATTTAAAAAAGATAGCCAAAAAGTCGCCTAA
- a CDS encoding PrkA family serine protein kinase, whose translation MSIFQHYQSRYDQAQEETCSVQDFLKICQKDHFAYASAAERLLKAIGEPEMIDTSKEPALSRIFSNRVIARYPAFKDFYGMEEAIEQIVSYLKHASQGLEEKKQILYLLGPVGGGKSSLAEKLKSLMQKEPIYVLSANGERSPVNDHPFCLFDKNADGKILMDEYNIPERYLNCIMSPWVAKRLHEFKGDITKFDVVKVYPSILDQIAIAKTEPGDDNNQDISALVGKVDIRQLEHFAQNDPDAYSYSGALCRANQGVMEFVEMFKAPIKVLHPLLTATQEGNYNPTEGLSALPFDGILLAHSNESEWQTFRNNKNNEAFLDRVYIVKVPYCMRVSEEVKIYQKLLRNSELAEAQCAPDTLETLAQFSVLSRLKAPENSSIYSKMRVYDGESLKDTDPKAKSYQEYRDYAGIDEGMSGLSTRFAFKILSRVFNFDHMEVAANPVHLFYVLEQQIEREQLPKETAERYLEFIKGYLSPQYIEFIGKEIQTAYLESYSEYGQNIFDRYVTYADFWIQDQEYRDAETGQLFDREALNNELEKIEKPAGISNPKDFRNEIVNFVLRAKANNNGKNPVWTSYEKLRTVIEKKMFSNTEDLLPVISFNTKTSNDDQQKHDDFVDRMMSKGYTKKQVRLLSEWYLRVRKSS comes from the coding sequence ATGAGTATTTTTCAGCACTATCAGTCACGTTATGATCAAGCGCAAGAGGAAACTTGCTCTGTCCAAGATTTCTTAAAAATTTGCCAAAAGGATCATTTTGCTTACGCTAGCGCCGCCGAACGGCTGCTTAAAGCCATTGGCGAACCAGAAATGATCGACACTTCTAAAGAGCCTGCGCTAAGCCGTATTTTCTCTAACAGGGTCATAGCTCGTTACCCTGCCTTTAAAGATTTTTATGGTATGGAAGAAGCAATAGAACAAATTGTTTCCTACCTCAAACATGCCTCGCAAGGTTTGGAAGAGAAAAAACAAATTCTTTATTTATTAGGCCCGGTCGGTGGTGGTAAATCTTCATTAGCAGAAAAGCTAAAATCTTTGATGCAAAAAGAACCCATTTATGTGCTGAGTGCAAATGGTGAACGTAGCCCGGTAAACGACCATCCATTTTGCCTATTTGATAAAAATGCCGATGGCAAAATTTTAATGGATGAGTATAACATCCCGGAACGCTATCTAAATTGCATCATGTCCCCATGGGTCGCAAAACGACTACATGAATTTAAAGGTGATATTACTAAATTTGATGTTGTTAAAGTCTATCCGTCTATATTAGATCAAATAGCAATTGCCAAAACCGAACCTGGTGATGATAACAACCAAGATATTTCGGCATTAGTCGGTAAAGTTGATATTCGCCAATTAGAGCACTTCGCGCAAAATGATCCTGATGCCTATAGCTACTCTGGAGCATTATGCCGGGCAAACCAAGGGGTGATGGAATTTGTCGAAATGTTTAAAGCCCCCATTAAAGTGCTTCACCCGTTACTCACTGCAACACAAGAAGGTAACTATAATCCAACCGAAGGACTTTCAGCCCTACCATTTGACGGTATTTTACTCGCGCATTCCAATGAGTCAGAATGGCAAACCTTTAGAAACAACAAAAACAATGAAGCATTCTTAGACCGAGTCTACATTGTAAAAGTGCCTTACTGTATGCGGGTTTCTGAAGAAGTTAAAATTTATCAGAAACTATTGAGAAACAGTGAGCTGGCAGAAGCGCAATGTGCCCCTGATACCTTAGAAACCCTAGCGCAATTTTCAGTATTATCTCGCTTAAAAGCGCCTGAAAACTCGAGCATTTATTCAAAAATGCGCGTTTATGACGGTGAAAGCTTAAAAGATACCGATCCAAAAGCAAAATCTTATCAAGAGTATCGCGATTATGCAGGTATTGATGAAGGCATGTCAGGCCTGTCTACCCGCTTTGCTTTTAAGATCTTATCTCGGGTATTTAACTTTGATCATATGGAAGTCGCCGCTAACCCTGTTCATTTATTTTATGTCTTAGAACAACAAATCGAACGAGAACAACTACCAAAAGAAACCGCAGAGCGTTATCTGGAGTTTATTAAAGGATATTTATCACCTCAATACATAGAATTTATCGGCAAGGAAATTCAAACAGCGTATTTGGAATCATATTCTGAATACGGCCAAAATATCTTTGACCGCTACGTTACTTACGCTGATTTTTGGATCCAAGATCAAGAATATCGAGATGCTGAAACTGGACAATTATTTGATCGTGAAGCACTAAATAATGAGCTAGAGAAAATAGAAAAACCAGCCGGTATCAGTAACCCAAAAGACTTCCGCAATGAAATTGTTAACTTCGTCCTTCGGGCGAAAGCTAATAACAATGGTAAAAACCCAGTGTGGACCAGCTATGAAAAACTACGCACGGTTATTGAGAAGAAAATGTTTTCTAACACTGAAGACTTGTTACCAGTGATCTCATTTAATACTAAAACGTCAAACGACGATCAGCAAAAACATGATGATTTTGTCGATCGTATGATGAGCAAAGGCTACACTAAAAAGCAAGTGCGCCTGTTATCAGAATGGTACCTTCGTGTGAGAAAGTCTTCATAA
- the sodB gene encoding superoxide dismutase [Fe] — protein MAIELPALPYAQDALAPHISAETLEYHYGKHHNTYVVKLNGLIEGTDFEGKSLEEIVKSSEGGVFNNAAQIWNHTFYWNSLSPNGGGEPTGALADAINASFGSFAEFKAKFTDSAINNFGSSWTWLVKNNDGSLAIVNTSNAATPLTDEGVTPLLTVDLWEHAYYIDYRNLRPSYMEAFWALANWDFASANFA, from the coding sequence ATGGCTATTGAATTACCAGCGTTACCTTATGCACAAGACGCTTTAGCACCGCACATTTCAGCAGAAACTTTAGAATACCATTACGGTAAACATCATAATACTTACGTAGTGAAACTAAATGGTTTAATTGAAGGTACTGACTTCGAAGGTAAATCATTAGAAGAGATAGTAAAATCTTCTGAAGGTGGGGTATTCAATAACGCAGCGCAAATTTGGAACCACACTTTCTATTGGAATAGCTTAAGCCCTAACGGCGGCGGTGAACCAACAGGTGCTTTAGCTGACGCAATCAACGCCAGCTTTGGTTCATTTGCTGAGTTTAAGGCCAAGTTTACTGACAGCGCCATTAATAACTTTGGTTCAAGCTGGACCTGGTTAGTTAAAAACAATGACGGCAGTTTAGCCATTGTTAATACATCAAACGCAGCAACGCCATTAACAGATGAAGGCGTTACTCCGCTATTAACTGTAGATTTATGGGAGCATGCTTATTACATTGACTACCGTAATTTACGTCCTAGCTATATGGAAGCATTTTGGGCATTAGCTAACTGGGATTTTGCTTCAGCAAACTTTGCATAA